One stretch of Candida orthopsilosis Co 90-125, chromosome 3 draft sequence DNA includes these proteins:
- a CDS encoding ubiquitin-like polyubiquitin-binding protein, whose translation MSEITVTIKSSGDKKYEITFNSSIKISELKELIAEKSSIPASSQRLIYSGKVLKDTETAESYKIQNSHTIHLVKSANAAPTPATSESSTTQTAAQTPSSNIPSNIAAGQGSFNPLADLTGARYAGYTQLPSASLFGPDGGMNSNLPDPEQLTSMMSNPMFQEQLNAMLSNPQMLDFMIQQNPQLRAMGPQVREMMQSPMFRQMMTNPEMLRSMMQMQQAGGANPFGSLGGTGSAGNSSFPAPGANPTAEGPASGDNNSGTNQSSGTNASQGNTESQGNPFASLFPNGVPPIDPSALFGGGANPFGQTNAPADNRPPEERYEAQLRQLNDMGFYEFERNVEALRRTGGSVQGAIEYLLNN comes from the coding sequence ATGTCGGAAATTACAGTTACTATAAAGTCGTCAGGAGATAAGAAGTATGAGATtactttcaattcatctaTAAAGATATCCGAGTTGAAAGAGTTGATTGCAGAGAAATCCTCAATCCCAGCATCAAGCCAGCGATTAATCTATTCAGGTAAAGTGTTGAAAGATACTGAAACAGCTGAGTCATACAAGATCCAAAACTCACACACAATACATTTAGTGAAAAGTGCAAATGCTGCACCTACCCCAGCAACATCGGAATCTTCAACCACTCAAACGGCGGCTCAAACTCCCTCATCGAACATCCCTTCAAATATTGCTGCAGGACAAGGTTCGTTCAATCCTTTAGCTGATTTGACAGGTGCTCGTTACGCTGGGTACACTCAATTACCTTCTGCTTCCCTTTTTGGACCTGATGGTGGAATGAATTCCAACTTGCCTGATCCGGAGCAGTTAACATCAATGATGTCAAATCCAATGTTCCAAGAGCAATTGAATGCAATGTTGTCTAATCCACAAATGTTGGACTTTatgattcaacaaaaccCACAGTTGAGAGCTATGGGACCTCAGGTGAGAGAGATGATGCAGAGCCCTATGTTTAGGCAAATGATGACAAACCCGGAAATGTTGAGATCAATGATGCAAATGCAACAAGCTGGTGGCGCAAACCCATTTGGTAGCCTTGGAGGAACCGGATCTGCAGGGAACTCATCATTCCCTGCACCAGGAGCTAATCCAACAGCAGAAGGTCCAGCAAGTGGCGATAATAATTCCGGAACTAACCAACTGAGTGGCACCAACGCTTCTCAAGGCAATACAGAATCTCAAGGTAATCCTTTTGCAAGTTTATTCCCCAACGGTGTTCCCCCTATAGATCCATCTGCCTTGTTTGGTGGGGGGGCTAATCCATTTGGCCAAACCAATGCGCCAGCCGACAATAGACCACCTGAGGAGAGGTACGAAGCTCAGTTGAGacaattgaatgatatGGGATTCTACGAATTTGAGAGAAATGTAGAAGCTTTGAGAAGAACTGGTGGAAGTGTGCAAGGAGCTATTGagtatttgttgaataattAA
- a CDS encoding Taf8 protein (S. cerevisiae homolog TAF8 has RNA polymerase II transcription factor activity, has role in general transcription from RNA polymerase II promoter and to transcription factor TFIID complex), translated as MTSDLRPWDQSPVDVQLAKIIAILLKSQGYHFTEEFLSQMYDLATGYMNHILSDLLEYTQIQRRRKPALSDVKIVLEENEIPANDLAEQIHFSRGFPDKHRKQIQAVISNNTEEPTDDEISTNEQYAITEVVPNMRTRPNYVPAYLPDLPPDYTYQSTPSYSQPLTDLKQLRMKLVKESRLTEESLYKLIESDASELKLKEQFENELRKLMEKESAVENGGEEPKIEEIKTEEVKTEEPFDSVEETIHSTTTFNEPANKFDFTKYAQQRKDLRLRKQAKLKEQQQKREADIFMKAELYYSPYATMNPTPETDKYFKDILNDEFKEVIVSIRSSEKKRQKELKAQKELKERQEREFREQNEIQFNFQQRDASDSSDLDSDAMEDF; from the coding sequence ATGACTTCAGATTTAAGACCGTGGGATCAGTCGCCAGTCGATGTCCAATTGGCAAAGATAATTGCTATACTACTAAAGTCACAAGGATACCACTTTACAGAAGAATTTTTGAGCCAGATGTATGATTTAGCCACTGGGTACATGAACCATATTCTAAGTGACTTGTTAGAATATACACAGATACAAAGGCGACGAAAGCCAGCTCTTTCAGATGTCAAAATTGTACTAGAAGAGAACGAGATCCCTGCAAATGATTTGGCAGAGCAGATACATTTCAGTAGGGGCTTTCCTGACAAGCACAGAAAACAGATTCAAGCGGTTATCTCGAATAACACAGAAGAACCCacagatgatgaaatttcaaCTAATGAACAATATGCAATAACTGAGGTCGTACCTAACATGAGGACAAGACCAAATTATGTTCCTGCTTACTTGCCTGATCTACCTCCTGACTACACGTACCAATCAACACCTTCGTATTCCCAACCATTAACTGACCTCAAGCAGCTTCGAATGAAGTTGGTCAAAGAATCAAGACTCACGGAAGAATCATTGTACAAGTTAATAGAGAGCGATGCTAGTgagttgaagttgaaagaacAATTTGAGAATGAATTGAGGAAGTTGATGGAGAAGGAGAGTGCGGTTGAGAATGGTGGAGAGGAGccaaaaattgaagaaataaaGACCGAGGAAGTAAAAACAGAGGAACCTTTTGATTCTGTAGAGGAAACTATTCATCTGACTACGACTTTTAATGAGCCAGCCAACAAGTTTGACTTCACCAAATATGCCCAACAGAGGAAAGATTTACGTCTTCGAAAACAGGCAAAACTCAAGgaacaacagcaaaagaGAGAGGCAGATATCTTCATGAAGGCTGAACTCTACTATAGCCCTTATGCAACAATGAATCCAACACCAGAAACGGACAAGTACTTCAAAGATATTCTAAATGATGAGTTCAAAGAGGTGATTGTATCCATACGATCATCAGAGAAAAAGAGAcagaaagaattgaaagcacagaaggaattgaaagagaGACAAGAGAGAGAGTTTAGGGAGCAGAATGAGATACAGttcaatttccaacaaaGGGATGCTTCTGATAGTAGCGACCTAGATAGTGATGCAATGGAGGATTTTTGA
- a CDS encoding Tps3 regulatory subunit of trehalose-phosphate synthase, whose translation MTIIVGSLFLPYTVHFEIDRNHYEFLQKEDSAKLETIRISGGQDDNTIPPSLTASQPHLLNNSSSVSILHPNNVTNSSTRSETPDEFFYNKRNPRSQREGVPDSYPASPALHYIQPKPRVGNKIESSILDPKKQTDPYNSTGLKINRSSTNLSISTPNLSRPQNIRAGSHSKLHNEVTLGSRPHQYCGFTIQGNNSLNSLVSEETPSGVNNSAMIPSSFEDEDEDGLIGFEKNYNNSVSHNRGLAPYGGFSKPHIEKYFWDDDIFNIAPWSVVPSESGNGSLNKAIDLSVKEGILQQNKWVGIIAMPSDTISEKIRQDIASKLDSEYNCEAVFPDDITFEGHYKSFCKQILWPTLHYQIPDDPKSKAFEDHSWGHYVLMNQLVADKLVETFVATNGDCNFDDSENVIWVHDYHLLLVPRMVREKLPKVKIGFFLHVSFPSSEVFRCLAQRTELLEGMLGADVISFQTNEYVRHFKQTCNKILKAEVTDDKVAYKNRTTIVNTIPVGIDAPSLEKKIHSDSVLEWRRLIRERWGEQKLIISRDKLDKLRGIKQKLLAYEKFLNQHPEYIDKTVLIQICIGSGSDPSYESEVMKIISRINSLPENISVIQPVVLLQKDIEFDQYLALQCEAESFVVSSMREGLNLTCHEFITATEEKKSPLILSEFTGSASLLYCEGEGALLINPWDLKKFSEAFYESLIMSKEEKKKRWENCHHFVLTQNSKHWVTNCLESINNAWSLIKEESRK comes from the exons ATGACTATTATTGTTGGATCATT GTTCCTCCCATATACCGTCCACTTTGAGATTGACAGGAACCATTATGAATTTTTACAAAAGGAGGATAGTGCAAAGCTTGAAACGATTAGAATTTCAGGTGGCCAAGATGACAACACAATCCCACCATCACTTACTGCATCGCAACCGCATCTATTGAACAACCTGTCTTCAGTATCAATCTTACATCCCAACAATGTGACCAACTCATCAACACGATCAGAAACACCAGATGAGTTTTTTTACAATAAGCGTAACCCGAGGTCACAACGTGAAGGTGTTCCGGACTCCTATCCTGCGTCACCGGCACTTCACTACATCCAACCAAAACCTCGTGTGGGGAACAAAATCGAAAGCTCAATTCTTGACCCAAAAAAGCAAACAGATCCATACAACTCGACTGGtttgaaaatcaacagATCCCTGACCAACTTGTCCatttcaacaccaaactTGTCAAGACCCCAAAATATTAGAGCTGGATCACATTCAAAATTGCACAATGAAGTGACTTTGGGACTGAGACCACACCAATACTGCGGCTTCACTATTCAAGGAAACAATAGTTTAAATTCATTGGTTTCGGAAGAGACGCCAAGTGGTGTCAATAACTCAGCAATGATTccttcatcatttgaagatgaagacgaGGACGGATTGATTGGCTTTGAAAAGAATTACAATAATTCAGTGTCACACAATAGAGGATTAGCTCCATATGGAGGGTTTTCTAAACCACACATTGAGAAATACTTTTGGGACGATGATATATTCAATATCGCGCCATGGTCTGTAGTCCCTTCAGAAAGCGGGAATGGATCTTTGAACAAAGCTATAGACTTATCTGTGAAAGAGGGGATCttgcaacaaaacaaatggGTTGGGATTATTGCCATGCCTAGTGATACAATCTCAGAAAAAATTAGACAAGATATTGCATCAAAATTAGATTCAGAGTACAATTGTGAAGCCGTGTTTCCTGATGACATTACTTTTGAAGGCCACTACAAATCATTCTGCAAGCAGATTTTGTGGCCAACATTGCACTACCAAATCCCCGATGATCCAAAGTCAAAGGCATTCGAAGATCACTCTTGGGGCCACTAtgtgttgatgaatcaattaGTTGCTGACAAATTAGTTGAAACATTTGTGGCAACAAATGGAGATTGCAACTTCGATGACTCAGAGAATGTGATCTGGGTTCATGACTACcacttgttgttggtgcCAAGAATGGTGAGAGAAAAGTTACCAAAGGTAAAAATCGGGTTCTTTTTGCATGTATCGTTTCCTTCTTCTGAAGTATTTCGCTGTTTGGCACAAAGAACTGAGTTGTTGGAAGGAATGTTGGGTGCTGATGTCATCTCCTTCCAAACCAATGAGTATGTTCGTCATTTCAAGCAAACATGCAACAAGATTCTTAAAGCTGAAGTGACTGATGATAAAGTGGCTTATAAGAACAGGACTACTATAGTTAATACGATACCTGTTGGTATTGATGCGCCATCACTCGAAAAGAAGATCCATAGCGACCTGGTTTTAGAGTGGAGACGTTTGATTAGAGAGAGATGGGGTGAACAGAAGCTTATCATTAGCAGAGACAAGTTGGACAAGTTGAGAGGCATTAAGCAGAAACTCCTTGCTTatgaaaagtttttgaatcaGCACCCTGAGTATATTGACAAAACCGTTTTGATCCAGATTTGTATTGGCTCAGGATCTGACCCCCTGTATGAACTGGAGGTGATGAAAATCATATCAAGAATCAATTCCTTGCCAGAAAACATCTCCGTCATACAACCAGTTGTTTTACTTCAAAAGGATATTGAATTCGATCAGTATTTGGCATTGCAATGCGAAGCAGAACTGTTTGTTGTTAGTTCCATGCGTGAAGGGTTGAATTTGACTTGCCATGAATTTATCACAGCCactgaagaaaagaagtcACCTTTAATCTTGTCAGAATTTACGGGATCGGCATCATTACTTTATTGTGAAGGAGAAGGTGCACTTTTGATTAATCCTtgggatttgaaaaagttttctGAAGCTTTTTACGAACTGTTGATAATGAGTAaggaggaaaagaagaaaagatgGGAAAACTGCCACCATTTTGTTTTAActcaaaattcaaaacattgGGTGACAAATTGTTTGGAGAGTATCAATAATGCCTGGTCATTAATCAAAGAGGAAAGTAGAAAATAA
- a CDS encoding Tif11 translation initiation factor eIF1a, translating to MGKSGKGKGGKNRRRGKNDNSGQKRELILREEGQEYAQITKMLGNGRIEVQCFDGIKRMGHIRGKMRKKVWMGQGDIILVSLRDFQDDQCDVVHKYNSDEARSLKQLGELPENAKINETDTFGADDDEDVNFEFGGADDSESEDEELDIDDI from the coding sequence ATGGGTAAATCAGGAAAAGGTAAAGGAGGTAAAaacagaagaagaggaaagaATGATAACAGTGGACAAAAGAGAGAATTAATATTGAGGGAGGAAGGACAAGAGTATGCTCAAATCACTAAGATGTTGGGTAATGGAAGAATCGAAGTTCAATGTTTTGATGGCATCAAAAGGATGGGTCACATTAGAGGTAAAATGAGAAAGAAAGTTTGGATGGGGCAAGGTGATATAATTTTGGTAAGTTTGAGAGATTTTCAAGACGACCAATGTGATGTTGTACATAAATATAACTCTGATGAGGCCAGGtctttgaaacaattgggTGAATTACCAGAGAATGCTAAGATTAATGAAACTGATACATTCGGTgctgatgacgatgaagatgtcAACTTCGAGTTCGGTGGTGCTGATGATAGTGAGtctgaagatgaagagttaGATATCGATGATATTTAA
- a CDS encoding Akl1 serine/threonine protein kinase has product MNIANIPKLQSGTKLQVGKHQVTIIKYISEGGFAQIYEVSIDYPENESKTACLKRVIVPDKNGLDQLRKEVEVMKCLRSARSIVSYYDSHAERLDNVNYQVLVLMELCPGGSLLDFMNARIKVKLNEGEILKIMLDVCQGVYEMHRAQLIHRDIKIENVLINKQGSFKLCDFGSTSVPVSPPQDQQQFKLISHDILYHTTPQYRSPEMIDLYRAKPIDEKADIWALGCFLFKLCYYTTPFEANGDIAILHASFQFPPLPQFSGDLKNLVIIMLQENSLYRPNIVQVLMLICKLSSIKYEALGLKDFYNLGPYNFETLQEYQLQKQNQSLHEKQLYVQQQRMRDPIETHNPLLPQIQPVKEQATTVQQQNPQPSKSYESVTEPSAAHEDKSERRKISDGNANADVMVSPNSLIGFSSDESDEFSELEQLDDAEERYPSLEHIGNIDKSNSVSSKVSKGSTNSKVGEIATEQPLTNPKSNFHHTEAWNAQPAKVETQAEKLADDIFATGETSNTDKDSFTPSRAHPSDSSDVKSGYISDPAGQYTSSHTESNTNIVTSNTGTDIRQAPRPVNFTSSKSANYVKPDAHKINNPWVSKDSRGAAQIATSPSDNNYLPTASYSSAPWVEQPVPPQKGAISPEDVRSPTLPARSQFAYTNTQQNIVADGSNYIPQREKNLIDLEVGLPSSNTSSSELGSNKPMRSSQKNDSNLSLIDLNINDEKRDKQSEHKSQNPTASKSEKPVFKKRIPSSSNHSQLVLQEEVIDFASDDENLDNSSDMSRLKIRNSLKKPKGRKSSEMKRPDSLQESKKRHSFFGGS; this is encoded by the coding sequence ATGAACATTGCAAACATACCAAAACTTCAGAGTGGAACCAAGTTGCAGGTGGGAAAGCACCAGGTCactatcatcaaatacatatCGGAGGGCGGTTTTGCTCAGATCTATGAAGTAAGCATTGACTACCCGGAGAATGAATCCAAGACTGCTTGTTTGAAAAGAGTAATAGTTCCTGACAAAAATGGCTTAGATCAATTGAGGAAGGAAGTCGAAGTCATGAAGTGCTTACGAAGCGCTCGGAGCATTGTTTCATATTACGACTCTCATGCGGAAAGACTAGACAATGTCAATTATCAAGTGTTGGTCCTTATGGAGCTCTGTCCAGGGGGATCCTTGTTGGATTTCATGAATGCAAGGATCAAGGTAAAGTTGAACGAAGGGGAGATTCTCAAGATCATGTTAGACGTTTGTCAGGGAGTTTACGAAATGCATCGAGCACAATTGATCCATCGTgatatcaaaattgaaaacgtTTTAATTAATAAGCAAGGAAGTTTCAAACTTTGTGATTTTGGATCCACATCTGTCCCTGTCTCTCCTCCACAGGATCAACAACAGTTCAAACTTATAAGCCACGATATTCTTTATCATACCACGCCTCAATACCGTTCACCTGAAATGATTGACCTTTATAGAGCAAAGcccattgatgaaaaggCAGATATTTGGGCTCTTGgttgttttcttttcaaattgtgcTACTACACAACACCTTTCGAAGCAAATGGAGATATTGCAATTTTGCACGCATCATTTCAGTTTCCTCCGTTACCACAGTTTTCTGGagacttgaaaaatttggtgATCATCATGCTTCAAGAGAATTCGTTGTACCGTCCAAATATTGTTCAAgtattgatgttgatttgcAAATTGTCAAGCATAAAGTACGAGGCACTTGGATTGAAGGATTTTTATAACCTAGGACCATACAACTTTGAAACTTTGCAGGAGTATCAACTCCAAAAGCAGAATCAATCTTTGCATGAAAAACAACTATATGTGCAGCAACAACGCATGAGGGATCCAATTGAAACCCATAATCCACTCTTACCTCAAATTCAACCTGTTAAGGAGCAAGCTACGACTGTCCAGCAACAGAATCCCCAACCATCGAAGCTGTATGAAAGTGTTACGGAACCATCGGCAGCACATGAAGATAAGTCCGAACGTAGAAAAATCTCAGATGGTAACGCCAATGCAGATGTTATGGTGTCTCCAAACTCCCTTATTGGTTTTAGTCTGGATGAAAGTGACGAGTTTTCAGAACTAGAGCAACTTGATGACGCAGAAGAAAGGTACCCTTCTTTGGAACATATTGGCAATATTGACAAATCAAATAGTGTTTCTTCAAAGGTGTCAAAGGggtcaacaaattcaaaagttggAGAGATAGCTACAGAACAACCTTTAACAAACCCAAAGAGTAATTTTCACCATACTGAAGCGTGGAACGCACAACCTGCTAAAGTCGAGACACAAGCAGAGAAATTGGCTGATGATATATTTGCCACGGGTGAGACGTCGAATACGGATAAGGATAGCTTTACTCCGAGTCGAGCACACCCTTCAGATTCATCAGATGTGAAAAGTGGGTACATTTCTGACCCCGCGGGCCAATATACAAGTAGCCACACGGAGAGTAACACCAATATTGTGACTTCAAATACAGGCACCGACATTCGTCAAGCCCCAAGGCCCGTCAATTTCACATCATCAAAGTCTGCAAACTATGTCAAGCCTGATGCTCATAAAATTAATAATCCCTGGGTAAGTAAAGACTCAAGAGGTGCAGCCCAGATTGCTACCAGCCCCTCGGATAATAACTATCTTCCAACCGCATCTTATTCAAGTGCGCCTTGGGTTGAACAGCCAGTTCCTCCACAGAAGGGTGCAATATCCCCAGAAGACGTTAGATCTCCAACTTTGCCTGCGAGGTCACAGTTTGCTTACACAAACACTCAGCAGAACATAGTTGCAGACGGATCCAATTATATACCACAGCGCGAGAAAAACTTAATTGACCTTGAAGTCGGTCTTCCTTCTTCCAATACATCTTCCTCAGAGTTAGGTCTGAATAAGCCGATGCGTTCGTCCCAAAAGAACGACTCCAACTTGtctttgattgatttaaaTATCAATGATGAGAAAAGAGACAAACAGTCGGAACATAAGCTGCAAAATCCAACCGCCCTGAAGTCTGAAAAGCCGGTATTCAAAAAGCGCATTCCATCCTCATCAAATCATTCTCAATTGGTTCTACAAGAGgaagttattgattttgcGTCAGATGACGAGAATCTCGATAATAGCTCAGATATGAGTAGACTTAAAATTCGaaattcattgaagaaaccCAAGGGCCGCAAGTCTAGTGAAATGAAAAGACCTGATAGTTTGCAAGAATCTAAGAAACGTCATTCGTTTTTTGGTGGATCATAG
- a CDS encoding Rpc11 RNA polymerase III subunit C11 — translation MLTFCPHCSNMLMISPGDDNNNRFYCSTCPYEFKIAGLSMYDRKKLHRKEVDDVLGGEGTWDNVDQTAAQCPIDSCGGDKAYFFQLQIRSADEPMTTFYKCVKCGHRWKEN, via the coding sequence ATGCTAACGTTCTGCCCACATTGCTCCAACATGCTTATGATATCACCTGGTGATGACAATAATAATAGGTTCTACTGCTCAACCTGCCCGTACGAGTTCAAGATCGCTGGTTTGCTGATGTACGATCGTAAAAAATTGCATAGAAAAGaggttgatgatgttttaGGTGGAGAAGGTACTTGGGACAATGTTGACCAAACAGCTGCTCAGTGTCCTATTGACTCCTGTGGGGGAGATAAGGCTTACTTTTTCCAATTACAAATTAGAAGTGCAGACGAACCAATGACAACGTTCTACAAATGTGTCAAATGTGGACACAGGTGGAAAGAAAATTAG
- a CDS encoding Pso2 DNA cross-link repair protein — MSTFDGEIREIPGVYVDNFSYKGGVFFLTHNHSDHLKSLLSNSFCGRVYCSQLTKDIIALDGRYCDKLRYLVVKEYNKPFEIQTFCTSVTVTMLESYHCPGSCMFLFECANGISCLATGDIRAEKWWVSSLIKNRYLFPYIAGLKKLDQIYLDTTFSYRGEPYISILPNSEGIMALFEFLKLYPVDREIEFSFIDTVSGSEEIWSQVLDHFNGTLDADPSIIERMKLLNYNNGNSNSKFTGPMVFNIGNSYKDSPLMITIKHCIDFNIVDYAGFYLPKKLCDVDASNLTLIRILNSGHQIYSYDGKTWLLPLNGKELLPTNLMIMFSRHSSYEELIEFVKLFKPKSVFPCVESKASWLNGFTVGRVFGRVCSSSKHLFDIENFKKFGQPSRIVLDRPVSKINRWSFAQCIEEVNFVKNFITQPGPFKGQMKPGQDSAARESWFQDVNLQSIIAGRGEEKYKQIINYHSNNDLRLIVSSVQDKRNHKFDSDTETESVCSTDYDTDSSTTTNSSVIASSCKFEKSFSEVQSMPDGNFLSPSLNLHKISKISDAIRLDRRSWNSFKLKSVNSKTR, encoded by the coding sequence ATGAGCACATTTGATGGAGAAATTCGAGAAATCCCTGGCGTATATGTCGATAATTTCAGTTACAAAGGGGGAGTGTTTTTTCTTACCCATAACCACCTGGATCATTTAAAGAGTCTattgtcaaattcattttgcGGTCGCGTGTATTGTTCCCAATTGACCAAAGATATTATAGCGCTAGATGGTCGCTATTGTGATAAATTAAGGTACTTGGTAGTCAAGGAGTACAATAAGCCATTTGAAATACAGACATTTTGTACGTCGGTGACAGTGACAATGTTGGAGAGTTATCATTGTCCTGGATCGTGCATGTTTTTATTCGAATGTGCCAATGGGATTTCATGCCTTGCAACCGGCGACATAAGAGCAGAAAAATGGTGGGTCTCATCACTCATTAAGAACAGATATTTGTTTCCATACATCGCAGGGTTGAAAAAGCTTGATCAGATTTATCTAGATACCACCTTTTCATATCGCGGAGAGCCATATATCTCAATATTGCCCAACAGTGAAGGAATCATGGCGCTATTCGAGTTCCTAAAACTATACCCGGTTGAcagagaaattgaattttcaTTTATCGATACAGTATCGGGATCAGAGGAAATATGGCTGCAGGTTTTAGATCATTTCAATGGTACACTAGATGCTGATCCTTCAATTATTGAACGCATGAAGTTACTCAACTACAATAATGGAAACTCAAACTCAAAATTCACAGGACCTATGGTTTTCAACATTGGTAACTCGTACAAAGATAGTCCACTAATGATCACGATTAAGCATTGCATCGATTTTAATATAGTAGACTATGCCGGCTTTTATCTCCCAAAAAAGCTTTGTGATGTTGATGCCTCCAATCTCACCTTGATTCGCATCTTGAATTCTGGGCACCAGATTTATTCATACGACGGAAAAACCTGGCTACTACCTCTAAATGGGAAAGAGCTACTACCTACAAACTTAATGATTATGTTTTCTCGTCATTCGTCCTACGAAGAGTTAATTGAGTTCGTTAAACTATTCAAACCGAAACTGGTCTTCCCCTGTGTTGAATCGAAAGCATCCTGGTTAAATGGATTCACGGTAGGGAGAGTGTTTGGCCGTGTTTGCTCCTCATCGAAGCActtgtttgatattgaaaactttaAGAAATTCGGGCAGCCACTGCGCATAGTGTTGGACCGACCAGTGTCAAAAATAAATCGGTGGTCGTTTGCTCAATGCATAGAGGAGGTCAATTTTGTCAAGAATTTTATTACACAACCAGGACCATTCAAAGGTCAAATGAAGCCAGGCCAAGATAGTGCCGCGCGAGAGTCATGGTTTCAAGATGTAAATCTACAATCAATTATAGCAGGGAGAGGCGAAGAAAAATATAagcaaatcatcaattatcattcaaataaTGATCTACGTTTAATTGTTTCCTCCGTGCAGGACAAACGCAATcacaaatttgattcagACACTGAAACAGAGTCCGTATGCTCCACCGATTATGACACCGATTCTCTGACGACGACAAACAGCTCAGTTATTGCTTCAAGTTGCAAATTCGAGAAGTCATTTTCGGAGGTTCAATCAATGCCCGATGGCAACTTCTTATCGCCAAGTCTCAATCTTCATAAAATCTCCAAAATATCGGATGCCATTCGGTTAGACCGAAGGTCTTGGAACTCATTTAAACTTAAATCAgtcaattccaaaacacGTTGA
- a CDS encoding Alg14 protein (S. cerevisiae homolog ALG14 has protein anchor, N-acetylglucosaminyldiphosphodolichol N-acetylglucosaminyltransferase activity and has role in dolichol-linked oligosaccharide biosynthetic process) translates to MLLETYFCALVVALSIPILIILIRVLLVSPFTRLPKHIIKRSSIKHLTGKHVSIFLGSGGHTGEMLKLTSKLNFSNFERTWIYSSEDTASQHRARHEERQRYKNENGRYIQIPRARTVGQSYVSSIPTTLFSIVISAIKLARHNPDVILLNGPGTCIPIAYMLFLFKLLGLNYTKIIYVESLARVKKLSLSGRLIMPITDRFIVQWDTLYNQYSRAEFYGMLM, encoded by the coding sequence ATGCTATTGGAGACCTATTTCTGTGCGTTGGTGGTGGCTCTATCcattccaattttgatcATTCTTATACGTGTTCTACTCGTTTCACCATTTACTCGGTTACCCAAACACATTATCAAAAGGAGTTCCATTAAACACCTCACAGGCAAACATGTGTCGATATTTTTAGGCTCAGGTGGCCACACAGGGGAAATGCTTAAACTCacatcaaaattaaactttAGCAACTTTGAGAGGACTTGGATTTATTCATCAGAAGATACTGCATCGCAACATCGGGCCCGTCATGAGGAGAGACAACGTTACAAGAACGAGAATGGTCGATATATACAAATCCCTAGAGCGAGAACTGTTGGCCAGTCTTATGTTTCATCCATCCCAACGACTTTGTTCTCAATCGTCATCTCTGCCATTAAACTTGCACGACACAATCCAGACGTAATACTATTGAACGGACCTGGGACATGCATTCCAATAGCCTACATGCtattcttgttcaaattgttggGACTCAACTACACAAAAATCATTTATGTGGAGAGTCTAGCCAGagtcaaaaaattgagcCTCAGCGGAAGATTGATAATGCCTATAACAGACCGGTTTATTGTGCAGTGGGATACATTATACAATCAGTATAGTCGTGCTGAATTCTATGGCATGTTAATGTAA